TCAGCCAGGGACCATGACCACCGCATCGACTGCCTCTTCCGCGAGCCGCCGGGCAAGCGCTGGCGCGGCCTGTGTCATCACCGCGGTCCGGATGTAAGTTCTGCCCATGAAGCCGCTGTAGTGATGCGGCGCGACGGAGCCGACGACGCCCTCAGCGGCAAGCTCGCGCAGGCGGTCGAGCGGAAAGATGCAATTGATGTCGCGATCGGCGTCGCCATGGTTGTAGTAGTCGTCGTGAATCTGAAAATGCGCGGAGGCAGTCTCAGCCGGAATCGCGTCGACGCGCAGATCGTTGCGCGCCAGCGGGTCGAACGGCGGCGCATCCTTGCGTGACACCCCGCCCGAGGTCAACAGCGCGACCCGGCATTGGTTAAGCGGCTTTCGCAGCGGCGTCAGCGGCGCGGTTTCATACACCGACCACTGGTACGGCGGAAATCCCTGGTTTCGGTAAAACGCGTTCAGGCGGTCAACATAGGCAATCGGTTTCATTTCTGAAAACCTCCGGCGGTTAATCCGTGGCGCTTCTCGTAAACCATTGCAAAGAGCGCGGGCGCGGGGTACTGATCG
This sequence is a window from Candidatus Binatus sp.. Protein-coding genes within it:
- a CDS encoding glycine/sarcosine/betaine reductase selenoprotein B family protein, whose protein sequence is MKPIAYVDRLNAFYRNQGFPPYQWSVYETAPLTPLRKPLNQCRVALLTSGGVSRKDAPPFDPLARNDLRVDAIPAETASAHFQIHDDYYNHGDADRDINCIFPLDRLRELAAEGVVGSVAPHHYSGFMGRTYIRTAVMTQAAPALARRLAEEAVDAVVMVPG